From one Lotus japonicus ecotype B-129 chromosome 3, LjGifu_v1.2 genomic stretch:
- the LOC130747330 gene encoding FBD-associated F-box protein At4g10400-like, translating to MPRRIENLEICIPPLSRGIGLKIYSCRTLVVLKLKGYPLGVYVSSHVELPSLKSLHLEKVHFVDFQSFLKLICGCPLLEDLEAGTVSYLDTSFDQEFRFRSLPKLVSVVINDYNFRFPLKIISNAEFLSIEERTFGRVTRVFNRVVLEFPNLVHVVFTSLGSLSWHFVFEILKNCPKLQDFELIFSRDPDSMTLLPYPQFIPECLTSQFRNCTLKNYKGTRCERLFAQDIMQHSTSLRTMKICSRSSLSTEAKHEMLKQLALCPRRSALCELSFI from the exons ATGCCACGCCGGATTGAGAACCTTGAAATCTGCATCCCCCCACTTTCTCGTGGTATTGGTTTGAAAATTTACAGCTGCAGAACCCTTGTTGTTCTCAAGTTGAAAGGGTATCCATTAGGTGTGTACGTTTCTTCTCATGTTGAGCTTCCCTCACTCAAATCCCTACATTTGGAAAAGGTTCATTTCGTAGATTTTCAATCTTTTTTGAAGCTTATTTGTGGGTGTCCATTACTTGAGGATTTGGAAGCAGGTACTGTTAGTTATTTGGATACAAGTTTTGATCAAGAGTTTAGATTTAGAAGCTTGCCCAAGTTGGTCAGTGTGGTTATAAATGATTATAATTTCAGGTTTCCCCTGAAAATAATCAGTAATGCAGAATTTCTAAGCATTGAAGAG CGCACCTTCGGTAGGGTCACTAGGGTGTTTAATAGGGTGGTTCTTGAATTCCCTAATTTAGTTCATGTGGTATTCACCTCTTTGGGCTCTTTGAGCTGGCATTTCGTGTTTGAGATACTAAAAAATTGCCCCAAGCTCCAGGATTTTGAACTTATATTTAGTCGAGATCCTGACAGTATGACTCTTTTGCCTTACCCTCAATTTATTCCTGAATGTCTTACTTCACAATTTAGAAACTGCACTCTTAAAAATTACAAAGGCACAAGATGTGAGCGGCTATTTGCACAAGACATTATGCAGCATTCAACATCTTTAAGGACCATGAAAATTTGTAGTAGGAGTTCCTTGAGTACAGAAGCAAAACATGAAATGCTTAAACAATTAGCTTTATGTCCAAGGAGATCTGCCTTGTGTGAACTTTCATTCATATGA
- the LOC130747332 gene encoding uncharacterized protein LOC130747332, with protein sequence METFVFLLVTLLLCGCAAGKECTNIPTQSHTFRYELLTSKNETWKSEVMSHFHLTPTDDSAWADLLPRRFLSEKNKHDWGVMYRKVKNMGTFNSPEGFLKEVPLQDVRLLEGSIHWRAQQTNLEYLLMLDVDRLLWSFRKNAGLPTPGTPYGGWEGADIELRGHFVGHYLSASALMWASTNNDTLKQKMDTLVAGLSACQEKIGSGYLSAFPSEFFDRVEAIQSVWAPYYTIHKILAGLLDQYTVAGTPQALKMGTWMVDYFYNRVLNVITMYTIERHYQSQNEETGGMNDVLYKLYSLTGESKHLLLAHLFDKPCFLGLLAVQADDIAGFHTNTHIPIVIGAQMRYEVMGDPLYKEIATFFMDTINSSHSYATGGTSVSEFWSNPKRIADNLKSTENEESCTTYNMLKVSRHLFRWTKEVSYADYYERALTNGVLSIQRGTDPGVMVYMLPLGVGVSKAKTGHSWGTPFGAFWCCYGTGIESFSKLGDSIYFEQEGKDPALYIIQYISSSFNWKSGGILLNQTVVPASSWDPYLYVTFTFSPHEKTGTLSALNFRLPSWTLTDGAKGILNGETLSLPTPGNFLSIKRQWSAGDKLTLQLPITIRTEAIKDDRPEYASVQAILYGPYLLAGHTTSDWAIKAVADWITPIPSNYNSQLVSLSQDFANSNFVLTNSNQTLTMQELPGSGTEFALHATFRLILKESSSKFSSLTDSIEKSVMLEPIDLPGMNVVHQGANQPLIISNGGPSSVFLVVPGLDGRNGTISLESQSNKGCYVHSGLSSGSEVKLSCISGSEATFKQATSFVVWKGLREYNPISFVAKGTSRNFLLEPLLSFRDERYTVYFNIQN encoded by the exons ATGGAGACTTTTGTGTTTTTGCTTGTGACCCTTTTGCTGTGTGGTTGTGCTGCTGGGAAAGAATGCACAAACATTCCTACTCAATCTCACACGTTTCGGTATGAGCTATTGACATCCAAGAACGAGACATGGAAATCAGAGGTGATGTCTCACTTCCATTTGACTCCCACTGATGACTCTGCTTGGGCTGATTTGCTGCCAAGGAGGTTCTTGAGTGAGAAGAACAAGCATGATTGGGGTGTGATGTATAGGAAAGTCAAGAACATGGGAACCTTCAATTCACCTGAAGGGTTTCTAAAAGAAGTGCCTCTTCAGGATGTGAGGTTGCTTGAGGGTTCCATCCATTGGAGGGCACAGCAGACAAATTTGGAGTATCTTTTGATGTTGGATGTGGACAGGTTGCTTTGGAGCTTCAGGAAGAATGCTGGTCTACCAACTCCTGGGACGCCTTATGGAGGATGGGAAGGTGCAGATATTGAGCTCAGGGGTCATTTTGTTG GACATTACTTGAGCGCATCAGCACTAATGTGGGCCAGCACAAACAATGATACCCTGAAGCAGAAAATGGACACTCTTGTTGCCGGCCTATCTGCCTGTCAGGAGAAAATTGGATCCGGATATCTCTCTGCATTTCCATCTGAGTTTTTTGATCGAGTCGAAGCTATTCAATCTGTGTGGGCTCCCTATTACACCATTCACAAG ATCTTAGCTGGCCTGTTGGATCAATATACTGTTGCTGGAACCCCTCAAGCTCTAAAAATGGGGACATGGATGGTTGATTACTTTTACAACCGCGTGCTGAATGTCATAACGATGTACACTATAGAAAGACACTATCAATCACAGAATGAAGAAACTGGAGGAATGAATGATGTCCTTTACAAATTATATAGCTTAACG GGGGAATCGAAGCATCTATTGTTGGCTCACCTTTTTGACAAACCATGCTTTTTAGGGTTGCTTGCAGTGCAG GCTGATGACATAGCTGGTTTTCACACTAATACACATATCCCAATTGTTATCGGAGCTCAAATGCGGTATGAAGTCATGGGTGATCCACTTTATAAG GAAATTGCAACATTCTTTATGGACACTATAAACTCTTCTCATAGCTATGCAACTGGAGGGACATCAGTGAGCGAGTTCTG GAGTAATCCAAAGAGAATAGCAGACAACCTAAAATCGACAGAGAATGAAGAATCGTGCACTACTTATAATATGTTGAAG GTTTCACGCCACCTGTTTAGATGGACCAAAGAAGTCTCTTACGCAGATTATTATGAGCGTGCTTTAACAAATGGTGTACTCAGCATTCAAAGAGGAACAGATCCTGGAGTGATGGTTTATATGCTTCCACTCGGTGTTGGGGTTTCCAAAGCTAAAACTGGACATAGTTGGGGAACGCCATTTGGTGCTTTCTGGTGCTGCTATGGAACAG GAATTGAATCATTCTCAAAGCTCGGAGATTCTATCTATTTCGAACAGGAAGGGAAGGATCCTGCTCTTTACATCATTCAGTACATATCAAGCTCATTTAATTGGAAATCTGGGGGCATCTTGCTCAATCAGACAGTGGTTCCAGCTTCTTCATGGGATCCTTATCTTTATGTGACATTTACGTTTTCTCCTCATGAG AAAACTGGTACTTTATCTGCATTGAATTTTCGACTACCATCTTGGACTCTTACAGATGGTGCCAAGGGGATATTAAATGGTGAAACTTTATCTCTTCCAACTCCAG GAAATTTTTTGTCGATCAAACGACAGTGGAGTGCTGGTGACAAGCTAACCCTTCAATTACCAATTACCATCAGAACAGAGGCCATTAAAG ATGACAGACCTGAATATGCATCTGTTCAAGCAATTCTTTACGGTCCTTACCTTCTTGCTGGCCACACCACTAGTGATTGGGCCATTAAAGCTGTTGCAGACTGGATTACTCCAATTCCTTCCAATTACAATAGTCAACTAGTTTCTCTCTCCCAAGACTTTGCAAACTCAAATTTTGTTTTAACAAACTCAAACCAAACACTTACTATGCAAGAATTACCTGGATCTGGCACTGAGTTTGCTCTGCATGCAACCTTTAGACTCATCCTAAAAGAATCTTCCTCAAAGTTTTCATCATTGACGGATAGTATTGAGAAATCAGTGATGTTAGAACCAATTGATCTTCCTGGAATGAATGTTGTTCACCAAGGAGCAAACCAACCTCTGATCATTTCCAATGGCGGGCCATCTTCGGTTTTTCTTGTGGTACCGGGATTGGATGGACGAAATGGAACCATCTCTTTAGAATCTCAGAGCAATAAGGGTTGTTATGTGCACAGTGGCTTGAGTTCTGGTTCAGAAGTGAAGCTCAGTTGCATCTCTGGTTCTGAAGCTACTTTTAAGCAAGCAACAAGCTTTGTTGTTTGGAAAGGATTAAGGGAATACAATCCTATCAGCTTTGTGGCCAAAGGGACAAGCAGAAATTTTCTTTTGGAGCCATTATTGAGTTTCAGAGATGAGCGTTATACTGTTTATTTCAACATTCAAAATTGA
- the LOC130747331 gene encoding uncharacterized protein LOC130747331 → METFVFLLVTLLLCGHAAGKECTNIPTQSHTFAYQLMTSKNETWKSEVMSQIHLTPTDESAWADLMPRRSLDENEKNKHEWGMMYRTVKNLGTMNSPPKGFLKEVPLQDVRLNEGSIHWRAQQTNLEYLLMLDVDRLLWSFRKTSGLPTPGTPYGGWEAADIELRGHFVGHYLSASALMWASTHNDILKKRMDALVAGLSACQEKIGSGYLSAFPPELFDRVEAIKPVWAPYYTLHKIFAGLLDQHTIGGNPQALKMVTWMADYFYDRVMNVITKYTIERHYESQNTETGGMNDVLYKLYNLTGDSKHLVLAHLFDKPCFLGLLAVQADDIAGLHANTHIPILVGAQLRYEITGDPLYKEIATFFMDTVNSSHSYATGGTSVSEFWHDPKRIAENLKSTENEESCSTYNMLKVSRNLFRWTKEVSYADYYERALTNGVLSIQRGTDPGVMVYMLPLGYGVSKAKTYHSWGTPFDSFWCCYGTGIESFSKLGDSIYFEQEGNDPTLYIIQYISSSFNWKSGNLLLNQTVVPASSWDPNLQVTFTFSPLEKTGTLSALNFRLPSWTSTVGAKGILNSETLTLPTPGNFLSIKRQWSAGDKLTLQLPITIRTEAIKDDRPEYASVQAILYGPYLLAGHTTNDSDIKAVANGTTPIPSNYNSQLVSFSQDSANSTFVLTNTNQSLTMQNLPGPGTEYALHATFRLVLKESSSKFSSLTDSIGKSVMLEPIDLPGMSVIHQGANKPLIISNGGPSSFFLVVPGLDGQNGTISLESESNKGCYVYSGLSSGSGVKLSCISGSESTFKQATSFVFGKGLRQYDHISFVAKGTSRNFLLEPLLSFRDEHYTVYFNIQH, encoded by the exons ATGGAGACTTTTGTGTTTTTGCTTGTGACCCTTTTGCTGTGCGGTCATGCTGCTGGGAAAGAATGCACAAACATTCCTACTCAATCGCACACGTTCGCGTACCAGCTAATGACATCCAAGAACGAGACATGGAAATCAGAGGTGATGTCTCAGATTCATTTGACTCCCACTGATGAATCTGCTTGGGCAGATTTGATGCCAAGGAGGTCATTGGATGAGAATGAGAAAAACAAACATGAATGGGGTATGATGTATAGGACAGTTAAGAACTTGGGAACCATGAATTCACCACCTAAAGGGTTTTTAAAAGAAGTGCCTCTTCAGGATGTGAGGTTGAATGAGGGTTCCATCCATTGGAGGGCACAGCAGACAAACTTGGAGTATCTTTTGATGTTGGATGTGGACAGGTTGCTTTGGAGTTTCAGGAAAACTTCTGGTTTACCAACTCCGGGGACGCCTTATGGAGGATGGGAAGCTGCAGATATTGAGCTCAGAGGTCATTTTGTTG GGCATTACTTGAGCGCATCAGCACTAATGTGGGCCAGCACACACAATGATATTCTGAAGAAGAGAATGGACGCTCTCGTTGCCGGTCTGTCTGCTTGTCAGGAGAAAATTGGATCAGGATATCTCTCTGCATTTCCACCGGAGCTTTTTGATCGAGTTGAAGCTATAAAACCTGTGTGGGCTCCCTATTACACCCTTCACAAG ATCTTTGCTGGCCTGTTGGATCAACATACTATTGGTGGAAACCCTCAAGCTCTAAAAATGGTGACATGGATGGCTGATTACTTTTACGACCGCGTGATGAATGTCATAACAAAGTACACTATTGAAAGACACTATGAATCACAGAATACAGAAACAGGAGGAATGAATGATGTCCTTTACAAACTATATAACTTAACG GGGGATTCGAAGCATCTAGTGTTGGCTCACCTTTTTGACAAACCATGCTTTTTAGGGTTGCTCGCAGTGCAG GCTGATGACATAGCTGGTTTGCATGCTAATACACATATCCCAATTCTTGTCGGAGCTCAACTGCGGTATGAAATCACGGGTGACCCACTTTATAAG GAAATTGCAACATTCTTTATGGACACTGTAAACTCTTCACACAGCTATGCAACTGGAGGGACGTCAGTAAGCGAGTTCTG GCATGATCCAAAGAGAATAGCAGAAAACCTAAAATCGACAGAAAATGAAGAATCCTGCTCTACATATAACATGTTAAAG GTTTCACGCAACCTCTTTAGATGGACCAAAGAAGTCTCTTATGCAGATTATTACGAGCGTGCTTTAACAAATGGTGTACTCAGCATTCAAAGAGGAACAGATCCTGGAGTGATGGTTTATATGCTTCCACTAGGTTATGGGGTTTCCAAAGCTAAGACTTATCATAGTTGGGGAACGCCATTTGATTCTTTCTGGTGCTGCTATGGAACAG GAATTGAATCATTCTCAAAGCTGGGAGATTCTATCTATTTCGAACAGGAAGGGAATGATCCCACTCTTTACATCATTCAGTACATATCAAGCTCATTTAATTGGAAATCTGGGAACCTCTTGCTCAATCAGACTGTGGTTCCAGCTTCTTCATGGGATCCTAACCTGCAAGTGACATTTACGTTTTCTCCTCTTGAG AAAACTGGAACTTTGTCTGCATTGAACTTTCGACTACCGTCTTGGACAAGTACAGTTGGCGCCAAGGGGATATTAAATAGTGAAACTTTAACTCTGCCAACTCCAG GAAATTTTTTATCAATCAAACGACAGTGGAGTGCTGGCGACAAGCTAACCCTTCAATTGCCAATTACCATCAGAACCGAGGCCATAAAAG ATGACAGACCTGAATATGCATCTGTTCAAGCAATTCTTTACGGTCCTTATCTTCTTGCTGGTCATACCACTAATGATTCAGACATTAAAGCTGTTGCAAACGGGACTACTCCAATTCCTTCAAATTACAATAGTCAACTAGTTTCTTTTTCCCAAGACTCTGCAAACTCAACTTTTGTTTTAACAAATACAAACCAATCACTTACAATGCAAAATTTACCTGGACCTGGCACTGAGTATGCTCTGCATGCAACCTTTAGACTTGTCCTAAAAGAATCTTCCTCAAAGTTTTCATCATTGACAGATAGTATTGGTAAATCAGTGATGTTAGAACCAATTGACCTTCCTGGAATGAGTGTTATTCACCAAGGAGCAAACAAACCTCTGATCATTTCCAATGGCGGGCcgtcttctttttttcttgtgGTACCTGGATTGGATGGACAAAATGGAACTATATCTTTAGAATCTGAGAGCAATAAGGGCTGTTATGTGTACAGTGGTTTGAGCTCTGGTTCAGGAGTTAAGCTCAGTTGCATCTCTGGTTCTGAATCTACTTTTAAGCAAGCAACAAGCTTTGTTTTCGGGAAAGGATTAAGGCAATACGATCATATCAGCTTTGTGGCCAAGGGGACAAGCAGGAACTTTCTTTTGGAGCCATTGTTGAGTTTCAGAGATGAGCATTATACGGTttatttcaacattcaacattgA
- the LOC130747333 gene encoding DNA damage-repair/toleration protein DRT100-like: MDDSVRAVFVMSLVVTLLVALDPTLVESCPPSEWASLMAFKAALQQPNFEIFHSWRGTNCCYHWYGISCDPTTRRVAEITLRGLTVSDDYNHHRLPRRRNNNSAGYMTGYISPSICNLTQLSSITISDWKGISGTIPGCITTLRSLQTIDLSGNLITGKIPWDIGSLTQLTVLNLADNHISGWIPKTLVNLSNLMQLDLRNNAIKGPIPWNMGQLRKLNRALLGHNRITGSIPRSIASIYSLADIDLSLNRLSGWIPASLGRMPVLDSLNLKYNNLTGRIPGTLLASRMSRLDLSWNALSGHIPDVFGTNTYFLNLDLSHNFLSGFVAKSMAFAWYIGYADLSHNRLCGQIPRGPSFDHLPPRAFQHNQCLCGMPLKPCVHRSSHT, from the coding sequence ATGGATGATAGTGTTAGAGCAGTTTTTGTCATGTCACTAGTAGTGACCCTTCTAGTGGCTCTTGATCCCACACTTGTTGAGTCATGTCCTCCTTCTGAATGGGCATCACTCATGGCCTTCAAAGCAGCTCTCCAACAACCCAACTTTGAAATCTTCCATTCATGGAGAGGCACTAACTGCTGCTACCACTGGTACGGCATCAGCTGCGACCCCACCACCCGCCGCGTCGCGGAGATCACCCTCCGCGGCCTCACTGTCTCCGACGACtacaaccaccaccgcctcccCCGCCGCCGCAACAATAACAGTGCAGGATACATGACCGGATACATCTCCCCATCAATCTGCAACCTCACGCAGCTCTCCAGCATTACAATCTCCGACTGGAAGGGCATTTCAGGAACTATCCCTGGCTGCATCACCACCCTCCGTTCTCTCCAAACCATAGACCTCTCCGGGAACCTCATCACAGGGAAGATTCCGTGGGACATAGGGAGCCTCACGCAGCTCACCGTGCTCAACCTCGCAGACAATCACATCTCTGGATGGATCCCAAAGACGCTGGTGAACCTCTCCAACCTCATGCAACTGGATCTTCGGAACAACGCAATAAAGGGCCCGATTCCGTGGAACATGGGCCAGCTCAGAAAGCTGAACCGGGCCTTGTTAGGCCACAACCGGATAACCGGTTCAATTCCAAGGTCGATTGCCAGCATTTACTCGTTGGCGGACATCGACCTTTCTCTGAACCGGTTATCCGGTTGGATTCCGGCCTCATTAGGTCGGATGCCGGTCCTAGACTCGCTGAACCTGAAGTACAACAACTTGACGGGGAGGATTCCGGGGACCCTGCTGGCTTCTAGAATGAGTCGTTTGGATCTGAGCTGGAATGCATTGAGTGGACACATTCCAGATGTGTTCGGAACAAACACTTATTTTTTAAACCTTGATTTGTCGCACAACTTCTTGAGCGGTTTCGTTGCGAAATCTATGGCGTTTGCATGGTACATTGGCTATGCGGATTTGAGTCATAATCGTTTGTGTGGCCAGATTCCACGTGGACCTTCTTTCGATCATCTTCCGCCACGAGCATTTCAGCACAATCAATGTCTCTGTGGCATGCCGCTTAAACCATGCGTTCATCGTAGTTCACACACGTGA
- the LOC130747334 gene encoding DNA damage-repair/toleration protein DRT100-like — protein MHCTALCLSAFPCSLPSYSQISQHSISSRSMGVVRVPFLPLTALLVLLLTVTSTVHSCPPSDLAALHAFRSSLREPHNGVLNSWTGTDCCANWFGIACDKNTRHVSEINLRAGSVDTTFEQAHEPAYMAGHISPEICKLTQLSSLTITDWQGISGEIPGCVSSLTFLRIIDLTGNRISGALPANIGKLRQLTRLSIADNLIAGNIPPSLTYATRLTHIDLRNNKISGPIPQSLGRLRMLSHVGLSGNQLTGPIPSSISEIPRLADLDLSQNQLSGPIPEPLGRMAVLSTLKFDMNKLSGTIPASLLVSEISDLNLSHNMLEGEIPNAFGAKTYFTSMDFSYNNLKGPIPKSISSSSYIGYLDFSHNHLCGPIPSGDYLDHVDASSFASNDCLCEKPLKVC, from the coding sequence ATGCACTGTACTGCACTGTGCCTTTCTGCATTTCCATGTTCCCTCCCTTCATACTCGCAAATTAGTCAACACAGCATCTCATCTCGTTCAATGGGGGTAGTTCGAGTTCCATTCCTGCCACTAACGGCGCTGTTAGTGTTACTCCTCACCGTCACCTCCACCGTCCACTCATGCCCGCCGTCCGATCTGGCTGCCCTTCATGCCTTCAGGTCATCCCTCCGTGAGCCTCATAACGGCGTGCTCAACTCTTGGACTGGCACCGACTGCTGCGCCAACTGGTTCGGCATCGCCTGCGACAAGAACACCCGCCATGTCTCTGAAATCAACCTCCGCGCCGGCTCCGTCGACACCACCTTCGAGCAAGCCCACGAGCCCGCCTACATGGCCGGCCACATCTCCCCGGAGATCTGCAAGCTCACTCAGCTCTCTAGCCTCACCATCACCGACTGGCAGGGAATCTCCGGCGAGATCCCCGGATGTGTCTCCTCCCTCACCTTCCTCCGCATCATCGATCTCACCGGAAACCGCATCTCCGGCGCGCTCCCCGCCAACATTGGCAAACTCCGGCAGCTCACCCGGCTGAGCATCGCCGACAACCTTATTGCTGGAAATATCCCGCCGTCGCTAACCTACGCCACCAGGCTCACGCATATCGACCTCCGCAACAATAAGATCTCCGGGCCCATTCCGCAAAGCCTGGGGCGGCTTCGGATGTTGAGCCACGTTGGGCTCAGCGGGAACCAGTTAACCGGGCCCATCCCAAGCTCAATTTCAGAGATTCCCCGTCTCGCGGATTTAGATCTGTCTCAAAACCAGCTATCCGGTCCAATTCCAGAGCCGTTGGGCCGGATGGCAGTTTTATCGACACTAAAATTCGATATGAACAAGCTCTCGGGTACGATCCCTGCAAGCTTGTTGGTCTCGGAGATTAGTGACTTGAACTTGAGCCATAACATGTTGGAGGGTGAGATACCCAACGCTTTTGGGGCCAAGACTTATTTCACGTCAATGGATTTTTCCTACAATAATCTCAAGGGTCCTATACCCAAATCCATATCTTCTTCTTCCTACATTGGGTACTTGGACTTTAGCCACAACCATCTCTGCGGCCCAATTCCCAGTGGAGATTACTTGGATCATGTTGATGCGTCGTCATTTGCTTCCAACGATTGCCTCTGTGAAAAGCCACTCAAAGTTTGTTAA